A stretch of the Equus quagga isolate Etosha38 chromosome 9, UCLA_HA_Equagga_1.0, whole genome shotgun sequence genome encodes the following:
- the DDX49 gene encoding probable ATP-dependent RNA helicase DDX49 has translation MAGFAELGLSSWLVEQCRQLGLKQPTPVQLGCIPAILEGRDCLGCAKTGSGKTAAFVLPILQKLSEDPYGIFCLVLTPTRELAYQIAEQFRVLGKPLGLKDCIIVGGMDMVAQALELSRKPHVVIATPGRLADHLRSSSTFSIKKIRFLVLDEADRLLEQGCTDFTVDLEAILAAVPARRQTLLFSATLTDTLRELQGLATNQPFFWEAQAPVRTVEQLDQRYLLVPEKVKDAYLVHLIQNFQDEHQDWSIIIFTNTCKTCQILCMMLRKFGFPAVALHSTMRQKERFAALAKFKSSIYRILIATDVASRGLDIPTVQVVINHNTPGLPKIYIHRVGRTARAGRQGQAITLVTQYDIHLVHAIEEQIKKKLEEFSVQEADVLQILTQVNVVQRECEIKLEAANFGEKKEINKRKQLILEGKDPDLEAKRKAELAKIKQKNRRFKEKVEQALQRQKASRADHRGRPPGARPEARSAPAPTQGPA, from the exons GTCGGGATTGCCTGGGCTGTGCCAAGACGGGCAGCGGCAAGACGGCTGCGTTTGTCCTGCCCATCTTGCAGAAGCTGTCTGAGGATCCCTACGGCATCTTCTGCCTCGTCCTGACACCCACCAG GGAGCTGGCCTACCAGATTGCAGAGCAGTTCCGGGTCCTGGGGAAGCCTCTAGGCCTGAAAGACTGCATCATTGTCGGCGGCATGG ACATGgtggcccaggccctggagctCTCCCGGAAACCACACGTGGTCATCGCCACGCCGGGGCGCCTGGCCGACCACCTCCGCAGCTCCAGCACCTTCAGCATAAAGAAGATCCGCTTCCTG GTGCTGGATGAGGCGGACCGGCTGTTGGAACAGGGCTGCACTGACTTCACCGTCGACCTGGAGGCCATCCTGGCAGCTGTGCCAGCCCGCAGGCAGACCCTGCTCTTCAGCGCCACACTGACCGACACGCTCAGGGAACTGCAGGGCCTGGCCACCAACCAGCCCTTCTTCTGGGAGGCTCAGGCCCC GGTGCGCACAGTGGAGCAGCTGGACCAGCGCTACCTGCTGGTGCCTGAAAAGGTCAAGGATGCCTACCTGGTCCACCTGATCCAGAACTTCCAGGACGAGCACCAGGACTGGTCCATCATCATCTTCACCAACACGTGCAA GACCTGCCAGATCCTGTGCATGATGCTGCGCAAATTCGGCTTCCCCGCTGTGGCTCTGCACTCCACGATGAGGCAG AAAGAACGCTTTGCCGCCCTGGCCAAGTTCAAGTCTAGCATCTACCGGATCCTGATTGCGACAGACGTGGCCTCCCG ggGCCTGGACATTCCCACGGTGCAGGTGGTCATCAACCACAACACCCCCGGGCTCCCGAAGATCTACATCCACCGAGTTGGCCGGACTGCCCGTGCAG GGCGGCAGGGACAAGCCATCACACTGGTGACGCAGTATGACATCCACCTGGTACACGCCATCGAGGAGCAGATCA AGAAGAAGCTGGAGGAGTTCTCGGTGCAGGAGGCCGATGTGCTGCAGATTCTCACACAGGTCAACGTGGTGCAGAGGGAGTGCGAGATT AAACTGGAAGCAGCCAACTTTGGTGAAAAGAAGGAGATCAACAAGCGGAAGCAGCTGATCCTGGAGGGGAAG GACCCTGACCTAGAGGCCAAGCGCAAGGCTGAACTGGCCAAGATCAAGCAGAAGAACCGGCGCTTCAAGGAGAAGGTGGAGCAGGCCCTGCAGCGGCAGAAGGCCAGCAGGGCAGACCACAGGGGGCGTCCACCCGGGGCCCGGCCTGAGGCCCGCTCGGCCCCAGCACccacccagggccctgcctgA
- the HOMER3 gene encoding homer protein homolog 3 isoform X3 — translation MSTAREQPIFSTRAHVFQIDPATKRNWIPAGKHALTVSYFYDATRNVYRIISIGGAKAIINSTVTPNMTFTKTSQKFGQWADSRANTVYGLGFASEQHLTQFAEKFQEVKEAARLAREKSQDGGELTSPALGLPAHQVPPSPLVSANGPGDEKLFRSQSADVPGPAERERLKKMLSEGSVGEVQWEAEFFALQDSNNKLAGALREANAAAAQWRQQLEAQRAEAERLRQRVAELEAQAATEPPSGSEKEGPGQSLEQLEALVQTKDQEIQTLKSQTSGPREAPDATEREETQQKVQDLETRNAELEHQLRAMERSLEEARAERERARAEVGRAAQLLDVRLFELSELREGLARLAEGAP, via the exons ATGTCCACAGCCAG GGAGCAGCCCATCTTCAGCACACGGGCGCATGTGTTCCAGATCGACCCGGCCACCAAGCGGAACTGGATCCCGGCGGGCAAGCACGCGCTCACCGTCTCCTACTTCTATGATGCCACCCGCAATGTCTACCGAATCATCAGCATCGGGGGTGCCAAG gccatCATCAACAGCACTGTCACCCCCAACATGACCTTTACCAAAACCTCCCAGAAGTTTGGGCAGTGGGCAGACAGTCGTGCCAACACTGTCTACGGCCTGGGTTTTGCTTCTGAGCAGCATCTGACCCAG TTTGCTGAGAAGTTCCAGGAAGTGAAGGAAGCAGCGAGGTTGGCCCGGGAGAAATCTCAGGATGGGGGGGAGCTCACCAGTCCGGCCCTGGGGCTCCCAGCCCACCAG GTGCCCCCTAGCCCCCTCGTCAGTGCCAACGGCCCCGGGGACGAGAAACTGTTCCGCAGCCAGAGCGCGGACGTCCCCGGCCCGGCAGAGCGAGAGCGGCTCAAGAAGATGCTGTCCGAGGG CTCGGTGGGCGAGGTGCAGTGGGAGGCCGAGTTCTTCGCGCTGCAGGACAGCAACAACAAGTTGGCGGGCGCCCTGCGAGAGGCCAACGCGGCCGCCGCCCAGTGGAGGCAGCAGCTGGAGGCCCAGCGTGCAGAGGCCGAGCGGCTGCGGCAGCGG GTGGCTgagctggaggcccaggcagCCACCGAGCCACCCTCAGGCAGCGAGAAGGAGGGGCCAGGCCAATCATTGGAGCAGCTGGAGGCCCTGGTGCAAACCAAGGACCAG GAGATTCAGACACTGAAGAGCCAGACCAGTGGGCCCCGTGAGGCCCCGGACGCCACCGAGCGCGAGGAGACACAGCAGAAGGTGCAG GACCTGGAGACCCGCAACGCAGAGCTGGAGCACCAGCTGCGGGCAATGGAGCGAAGCCTGGAGGAGGCACGGGCCGAGCGGGAGCGGGCGCGGGCCGAGGTGGGCCGGGCTGCACAGCTGCTGGACGTCAGGCTGTTCGAGCTGAGCGAGCTGCGAGAGGGCCTGGCCCGCCTGGCCGAGGGTGCGCCCTGA
- the HOMER3 gene encoding homer protein homolog 3 isoform X1, whose product MCPRSSGPGVGFYEWCSWWWVLRSDLHGLPQPGLWGTLTGPLSLQRRNQELLPSLWLPLGTQLNLTNVHSQIDPATKRNWIPAGKHALTVSYFYDATRNVYRIISIGGAKAIINSTVTPNMTFTKTSQKFGQWADSRANTVYGLGFASEQHLTQFAEKFQEVKEAARLAREKSQDGGELTSPALGLPAHQVPPSPLVSANGPGDEKLFRSQSADVPGPAERERLKKMLSEGSVGEVQWEAEFFALQDSNNKLAGALREANAAAAQWRQQLEAQRAEAERLRQRVAELEAQAATEPPSGSEKEGPGQSLEQLEALVQTKDQEIQTLKSQTSGPREAPDATEREETQQKVQDLETRNAELEHQLRAMERSLEEARAERERARAEVGRAAQLLDVRLFELSELREGLARLAEGAP is encoded by the exons ATGTGTCCCCGAAGTTCTGGACCTGGAGTCGGG TTCTATGAATGGTGCTCCTGGTGGTGGGTCTTGAGGTCGGACTTGCATGGcctccctcagcctggcctgTGGGGGACACTCACaggccccctctccctccagaggCGAAACCAGGAGCTTCTGCCATCCCTCTGGCTGCCCCTTGGAACCCAGCTCAACCTGACCAATGTCCACAGCCAG ATCGACCCGGCCACCAAGCGGAACTGGATCCCGGCGGGCAAGCACGCGCTCACCGTCTCCTACTTCTATGATGCCACCCGCAATGTCTACCGAATCATCAGCATCGGGGGTGCCAAG gccatCATCAACAGCACTGTCACCCCCAACATGACCTTTACCAAAACCTCCCAGAAGTTTGGGCAGTGGGCAGACAGTCGTGCCAACACTGTCTACGGCCTGGGTTTTGCTTCTGAGCAGCATCTGACCCAG TTTGCTGAGAAGTTCCAGGAAGTGAAGGAAGCAGCGAGGTTGGCCCGGGAGAAATCTCAGGATGGGGGGGAGCTCACCAGTCCGGCCCTGGGGCTCCCAGCCCACCAG GTGCCCCCTAGCCCCCTCGTCAGTGCCAACGGCCCCGGGGACGAGAAACTGTTCCGCAGCCAGAGCGCGGACGTCCCCGGCCCGGCAGAGCGAGAGCGGCTCAAGAAGATGCTGTCCGAGGG CTCGGTGGGCGAGGTGCAGTGGGAGGCCGAGTTCTTCGCGCTGCAGGACAGCAACAACAAGTTGGCGGGCGCCCTGCGAGAGGCCAACGCGGCCGCCGCCCAGTGGAGGCAGCAGCTGGAGGCCCAGCGTGCAGAGGCCGAGCGGCTGCGGCAGCGG GTGGCTgagctggaggcccaggcagCCACCGAGCCACCCTCAGGCAGCGAGAAGGAGGGGCCAGGCCAATCATTGGAGCAGCTGGAGGCCCTGGTGCAAACCAAGGACCAG GAGATTCAGACACTGAAGAGCCAGACCAGTGGGCCCCGTGAGGCCCCGGACGCCACCGAGCGCGAGGAGACACAGCAGAAGGTGCAG GACCTGGAGACCCGCAACGCAGAGCTGGAGCACCAGCTGCGGGCAATGGAGCGAAGCCTGGAGGAGGCACGGGCCGAGCGGGAGCGGGCGCGGGCCGAGGTGGGCCGGGCTGCACAGCTGCTGGACGTCAGGCTGTTCGAGCTGAGCGAGCTGCGAGAGGGCCTGGCCCGCCTGGCCGAGGGTGCGCCCTGA
- the HOMER3 gene encoding homer protein homolog 3 isoform X2: MCPRSSGPGVGRRNQELLPSLWLPLGTQLNLTNVHSQIDPATKRNWIPAGKHALTVSYFYDATRNVYRIISIGGAKAIINSTVTPNMTFTKTSQKFGQWADSRANTVYGLGFASEQHLTQFAEKFQEVKEAARLAREKSQDGGELTSPALGLPAHQVPPSPLVSANGPGDEKLFRSQSADVPGPAERERLKKMLSEGSVGEVQWEAEFFALQDSNNKLAGALREANAAAAQWRQQLEAQRAEAERLRQRVAELEAQAATEPPSGSEKEGPGQSLEQLEALVQTKDQEIQTLKSQTSGPREAPDATEREETQQKVQDLETRNAELEHQLRAMERSLEEARAERERARAEVGRAAQLLDVRLFELSELREGLARLAEGAP, encoded by the exons ATGTGTCCCCGAAGTTCTGGACCTGGAGTCGGG aggCGAAACCAGGAGCTTCTGCCATCCCTCTGGCTGCCCCTTGGAACCCAGCTCAACCTGACCAATGTCCACAGCCAG ATCGACCCGGCCACCAAGCGGAACTGGATCCCGGCGGGCAAGCACGCGCTCACCGTCTCCTACTTCTATGATGCCACCCGCAATGTCTACCGAATCATCAGCATCGGGGGTGCCAAG gccatCATCAACAGCACTGTCACCCCCAACATGACCTTTACCAAAACCTCCCAGAAGTTTGGGCAGTGGGCAGACAGTCGTGCCAACACTGTCTACGGCCTGGGTTTTGCTTCTGAGCAGCATCTGACCCAG TTTGCTGAGAAGTTCCAGGAAGTGAAGGAAGCAGCGAGGTTGGCCCGGGAGAAATCTCAGGATGGGGGGGAGCTCACCAGTCCGGCCCTGGGGCTCCCAGCCCACCAG GTGCCCCCTAGCCCCCTCGTCAGTGCCAACGGCCCCGGGGACGAGAAACTGTTCCGCAGCCAGAGCGCGGACGTCCCCGGCCCGGCAGAGCGAGAGCGGCTCAAGAAGATGCTGTCCGAGGG CTCGGTGGGCGAGGTGCAGTGGGAGGCCGAGTTCTTCGCGCTGCAGGACAGCAACAACAAGTTGGCGGGCGCCCTGCGAGAGGCCAACGCGGCCGCCGCCCAGTGGAGGCAGCAGCTGGAGGCCCAGCGTGCAGAGGCCGAGCGGCTGCGGCAGCGG GTGGCTgagctggaggcccaggcagCCACCGAGCCACCCTCAGGCAGCGAGAAGGAGGGGCCAGGCCAATCATTGGAGCAGCTGGAGGCCCTGGTGCAAACCAAGGACCAG GAGATTCAGACACTGAAGAGCCAGACCAGTGGGCCCCGTGAGGCCCCGGACGCCACCGAGCGCGAGGAGACACAGCAGAAGGTGCAG GACCTGGAGACCCGCAACGCAGAGCTGGAGCACCAGCTGCGGGCAATGGAGCGAAGCCTGGAGGAGGCACGGGCCGAGCGGGAGCGGGCGCGGGCCGAGGTGGGCCGGGCTGCACAGCTGCTGGACGTCAGGCTGTTCGAGCTGAGCGAGCTGCGAGAGGGCCTGGCCCGCCTGGCCGAGGGTGCGCCCTGA